In the Patescibacteria group bacterium genome, TATACGGAAGCTGATTATAAGGGGCCAACTGCGATTATAATGGGCGAGGAGCATCCGGGCCTAAGCCAGGGCTGGCTCTCTGCGGCTAAAGAAAAAATCAGGATTCCCATGGCCGGCAAGATTGATTCTTTAAATGTTTCTGTAAGCGCGGCCATAATTTTATTTGAAGCGGTGAGGCAGAGAAGTTTAAAAATAAAATAATCACCGCCTAAGCCGCCGCAGGAGCGGGGCAGGCGGGATCCCGCCCACTATTTAATTAAAATTAAGTGGCGGGATAAAATAATATAAAAATGACGGATAAATTAGAAATTATTTTACGCAAACTACAGATTTGTTGTCTGCGGTAAGAGCTATAATTAGACATAGTTTTGCGAATTACATTGACTTTTTCCTTTATTTTTGCTATTATTTAATATGTCCCGAGTAATCGGGATTTATATTTTGCGCCCATAGTTCAACGGATAGAACACCAGCCTTCTAAGCTGGTTATGGGGGTTCGACTCCCTCTGGGCGTACGGATTATTTTTAAATGAGGGACTGTCGCCAAATGTCATTTTGGCTGCAAATTCCAAAAATCGGTAAAATTCTTCAAAAATTTTTTCAGCTTATATTCCATATAAACCTCAAAAATTTCTTGAAAAATTTTTCTCGATTTTTAAAATTTTCGCTTCAAAAGCACATTTGACGACAGCCCCCTAATCATATGAATTATTTAAGTTTGGCCGTTCAAATTATTACTATGCTCTTTTTTATTGTTTTTGCGGTGTTTTTTCTGATTCAATTTTACAATATCATTTTTCGCGGCTTTGCCCCGTTTATTTCCACCAAAAGAGAAGTTATTAAAAAAATTATTGCCAAGCTGGAATTAAAAGAAGACGGGGTTATTTACGAATTGGGCTGCGGCGAAGCCGGATTCTTGCGCGCCGCCCGGAAAAAATTCCCCAAAGCCAAACTGGTCGGTTTTGAGTATTCTTTCCTGCCCTATCTGATTGCCCGAATCCAAAACAGCTTAAGCAAGAGTAAAATTATCATAAAAAAGAAAGATATTTTTAAAGTTGATTTAAGCCAGGCCGATGTCCTATACTGCTATTTAAATAACTTGACGATGAAGAAGTTAGAGGATAAAATCAAGGCGGAAGGCAAACCGGGTTTAAAGATTATCAGCTATCAGTTTCCTTTTCCCGAAATAAAGCCGGAAGAAGTTTTAGAAGATGGGAAAGATAAAATTTATTTTTATAGTTTGTAGCGGATAGATTAAAAAATTAGAATAAACCCTGAAGGGGTGTCTATAGTACAACGTTAGACAAGTAGAAGTATCCACAAAGCTGTTGTTTGACATTACTGGTAATTCGCTCTATAATAAGGATATATGCCTATTGTAAAGTGTAAAATATGCGGTAAAAATTTTCATATTAAGCCGAGCCATAAAAAGCTGGGATATGGTAAATATTGTTCTAAGAAATGCCAATATCAAGGTCAGAGAAAAGGTAAATATGTTATTTGCGAAATATGCGGTAAAGAAGTTTGGAAAATGCCGAAAGAGTTAAGAGCTTCAAAAAGTCAAAAATTCTTTTGCAGTAAAAGATGCCAAACCATATGGAGAAATAAGTATTATATTGGCGAACTTCATTCAAATTGGCGCGGAGGTGAGTTTATCTATTATCGTATAATGAGGGAAAATAAAATTTTTCCCAGGTGTAAGATTTGTGGCATAAAAGATAAAAGAGTTTTAATTATCCATCACAAAGATAGTGATAGAAAGAATTATAAAATAGATAATTTAGTCTGGTTATGTCGCAATTGTCATTATTTAGTGCATAATAAAGATGTAAGAGTAAAATAATTATATCATGGTGGCTATAGTTCAATGGTAGAACATCTGCTTGTGGCGCAGATGACGAGAGTTCAATTCTCTCTAGCCACCCATTTTTGTCTCATTCACCAAAATTAAAGACATGGTGTTGCAGAAAAAGAAAAGAGGGTTTTGCGAGCGTGTGAGAGAGCAATCCGCCCTTTTACAAAGCAAAAGAGGCGGACGATTTTTACCCTGCAGATTGATCCGCCGATAGGCGGAGAAATTGTGCAGGGCCCTCTGGCCACCCCCTTGGGGGTTTTTTGTTTTTAGCTAAAAAAAGAAGCCTGCGTTTACCGAAGTAAAGCAGGCTTGTGTTTTAATAGGATGAAGAGAGAATCAGGATTCTTCCTTCTCCCCTTCTCCTCCTTCCGTGATGGCGGGTTTGGTTCCGAGGGTTTCCTGGATGCCGGCGACGGCGTCTTTGATGCCGAGGGCTTCCAGCACCTCGTCGGGGATATCGTTGTCTTCAAGGTGGGAGAGGATGAGTCTCCTCCTCACTTCCGGCGGAATCTCGGTG is a window encoding:
- a CDS encoding HNH endonuclease, with amino-acid sequence MPIVKCKICGKNFHIKPSHKKLGYGKYCSKKCQYQGQRKGKYVICEICGKEVWKMPKELRASKSQKFFCSKRCQTIWRNKYYIGELHSNWRGGEFIYYRIMRENKIFPRCKICGIKDKRVLIIHHKDSDRKNYKIDNLVWLCRNCHYLVHNKDVRVK